Proteins encoded together in one Acidimicrobiales bacterium window:
- a CDS encoding S-methyl-5'-thioadenosine phosphorylase: MPRAEADIGVFGGSGFYTFLDDVTTVAVHTPYGPPSAPVAVGKVGDRSVAFLPRHGVQHELPPHKVNYRANVWAMRELGVRRLIGPCAAGSLQPHVKPGEFVLVDQLVDRTWGRPDTFFDGGVVGHVSFADPYCPDLRAALLASGSGCGLTMHERGTVVVIPGPRFSTRAESSWYRSAGWEVINMTQYPEAYLARELGLCYAGVALITDYDTGVEGVDGIRPVTIDVVFEVLARNVERTGALLFDAIPTLAVAPPCACAEALSSGPLGA; encoded by the coding sequence TTGCCACGCGCCGAGGCGGACATCGGGGTCTTCGGCGGCTCGGGGTTCTACACCTTCCTCGACGACGTCACCACGGTGGCCGTGCACACGCCCTACGGGCCGCCGTCGGCGCCGGTCGCGGTGGGGAAGGTCGGGGACCGGTCGGTGGCATTCCTGCCCCGCCACGGCGTGCAGCACGAACTGCCGCCGCACAAGGTGAACTACCGGGCCAACGTGTGGGCCATGCGCGAGCTCGGTGTCCGCCGGCTCATCGGGCCGTGCGCCGCCGGCTCCCTCCAGCCCCACGTGAAGCCGGGCGAGTTCGTCCTCGTCGACCAGCTGGTCGACCGCACGTGGGGCCGGCCGGACACGTTCTTCGACGGCGGCGTGGTGGGACACGTGTCGTTCGCCGACCCCTACTGTCCCGACCTGCGGGCCGCCCTGCTGGCCAGCGGGTCGGGGTGTGGGCTCACCATGCACGAGCGTGGCACGGTGGTGGTGATCCCGGGGCCCCGGTTCTCCACCCGGGCGGAGTCGTCGTGGTACCGGTCGGCGGGGTGGGAGGTCATCAACATGACCCAGTACCCCGAGGCGTATCTCGCCCGCGAGCTCGGCCTGTGTTACGCGGGAGTCGCCCTGATCACCGACTACGACACGGGTGTCGAGGGCGTGGACGGAATCCGGCCGGTCACCATCGACGTCGTCTTCGAGGTCCTGGCGAGGAACGTGGAGCGCACCGGGGCGCTGCTGTTCGACGCCATCCCGACGCTGGCCGTCGCACCACCGTGCGCGTGCGCCGAGGCCCTTTCCAGCGGCCCGCTCGGCGCGTAG
- a CDS encoding SAF domain-containing protein, protein MRIRRSALPFWVLFVALAVLTGVTVARLVGEASARASRLGGLVDVAVAARPVESGAVVAAGDVTVRHLPADALPDAAVAATPVGKVALVPLVPGEVLLRSKLAPDGLRGVAALVPRGFRALAVPVEPGGLAVRLGDRVDVMATFDVAEDPGAPETAGAEAGPPAATSGAGPPTFPVAEGALVVDVGDEAVTVAVEPADAARVAFALARGTVALALTSP, encoded by the coding sequence GTGCGCATCCGCCGTTCCGCTCTCCCGTTCTGGGTCCTGTTCGTCGCACTCGCCGTCCTCACCGGTGTCACGGTGGCGAGGCTGGTGGGGGAGGCGTCCGCTCGCGCCTCGCGCCTCGGCGGCCTCGTCGACGTGGCCGTGGCCGCTCGACCTGTCGAATCCGGCGCCGTCGTGGCGGCCGGAGACGTGACCGTCCGCCACCTGCCGGCCGACGCGCTGCCCGACGCCGCCGTCGCCGCCACGCCCGTGGGCAAGGTGGCGCTCGTCCCGCTGGTTCCAGGCGAGGTGCTGCTGCGCTCGAAGCTGGCGCCCGACGGGCTTCGCGGCGTGGCCGCTCTCGTGCCGAGGGGGTTCCGGGCGTTGGCCGTACCAGTGGAGCCGGGTGGGCTCGCCGTCCGCCTCGGCGACCGGGTGGACGTGATGGCGACGTTCGACGTCGCCGAGGACCCGGGTGCGCCGGAGACGGCCGGAGCGGAGGCGGGCCCGCCCGCCGCCACGTCCGGCGCGGGCCCGCCCACGTTCCCCGTGGCCGAGGGGGCTCTTGTGGTCGACGTGGGCGACGAGGCGGTGACCGTCGCCGTCGAGCCGGCCGACGCCGCGCGCGTCGCCTTCGCGTTGGCGCGGGGCACGGTGGCCCTCGCCCTCACCTCGCCCTGA
- a CDS encoding FmdB family zinc ribbon protein: protein MPTYEYACRQCGEHLEVVQSFRDDPLTVCPACGGPLRKVFGAIGIAFKGSGFYRTDSRDSAGSAKPRTEPKEKTASSGDTATAKSGSGTGSGSPAASGSSGDAKSGGTAAGKGDSKAAASS, encoded by the coding sequence GTGCCGACCTACGAATACGCCTGCAGACAGTGCGGGGAGCACCTCGAGGTCGTGCAGTCGTTCCGCGACGACCCGCTCACCGTCTGCCCGGCCTGCGGCGGCCCTCTGCGCAAGGTGTTCGGTGCCATCGGCATCGCGTTCAAGGGCAGCGGCTTCTACCGAACCGACAGCCGCGATTCCGCGGGCTCGGCCAAGCCGCGCACGGAGCCGAAGGAGAAGACGGCCTCGTCGGGCGACACAGCGACGGCCAAGTCCGGGTCCGGCACCGGCTCGGGGAGCCCGGCGGCGAGCGGCAGTTCCGGCGATGCCAAGAGCGGGGGGACCGCTGCGGGCAAGGGTGACTCGAAGGCGGCAGCCTCGTCGTGA